The following is a genomic window from Melioribacteraceae bacterium.
GAGCAAAAACCTTGCTAATATCAAAAAGCACAAAATTTCTTTTGATGAAGCCAAAACAGTGTTTTTTGATGACAACGCACGACTTATATCTGATCCAGAACACTCAATAAATGAAGAACGCTTTATTATTTTAGGAATTACATCCAAATTAAGACTCTTAGTTGTTGTCCATACTTATAAAGAAAACAATGAAACAATTAGAATTATTTCCGCTCGCAAAGCCACTAAATCTGAAAGTAAATATTACCATGAGGTAAAATAAAATGAAAAAAGAATATAACTTCAGCGATTCCATCAAGAATCCTTATATAAAGAAGCTTAAAAAACAAATTTCCATTCGTATTGAAAAGGAAACGGTTGAGTATTTCAAAAAACTAGCTTTAGAAATTGATATCCCTTATCAAAATCTCATGAATATGTACTTAAGAGAATGCGCTCAAAATAATTTTAAACCTAATATTAATTGGCAAAAGTAAATGCCCCTAACGGCGTTG
Proteins encoded in this region:
- a CDS encoding BrnT family toxin, coding for MRFQWDQSKNLANIKKHKISFDEAKTVFFDDNARLISDPEHSINEERFIILGITSKLRLLVVVHTYKENNETIRIISARKATKSESKYYHEVK
- a CDS encoding BrnA antitoxin family protein; its protein translation is MKKEYNFSDSIKNPYIKKLKKQISIRIEKETVEYFKKLALEIDIPYQNLMNMYLRECAQNNFKPNINWQK